The genomic DNA AAATAGTCAGCTTTCTAATTATATTTCTTCTGGTTAAAATTTTATTTCGCGGTATACCTAATTAGATATTTTGCAGTAGGTGAGTAGTATATCCCTATTTAGCAAGGGTAACTTTACTCTATCAAATCCGAACATTTAGTATGCACCTATGAGCTTGCTAAAGTCAGGCATTGTGTATCCTTACTATGATCAAACAATATTTAAATTGTCAAATAAGTAACAAGTAACTATAAACCACATAATATGTGGAAAGCGTATGCCTTATAATGGATTACCAGGATTATTTTTAAAAATTTAAACCTAATTTTTAAAAAGTTGGGGGTTGGGGTGCTACAACCATATACTGATTGTCTACTGCATTTAAGACAATAGGTTTAAATGGTCCTTTTAGTATTTTTGCCATTTCAAAATGTCCTTGTTTATCAGCTAAGTCTATTGGTGTATTGCCATTTCTATCCTTAACATTCACATTAGCTCCATTGTTGATTAATAAATAAGCTAGCCTAGTATCGTTATTTTCAGCAGCAAAATGTAGAAGAGTAGGATATATGTTATTGCTTCTTTGTATATCAATAAGGCATTTCATCTTTTCTGTTAAGGTTGCACCCTGCTCTATTAAAAAGTCAACAACTTCTGAATATCCATTCACAATAGCTAAGCTGAGTGGTGTGCTAGTATTATAATAAGTGCTACTTTTAGCCTCTAAGTCAGCACCATTTTGTACTAGCAATTTTACCATTGCCAAACAACCGTTCCTAGCAGCAAAATGAAGTGGTGTAAAATCCCAATAATTTTTAGAATTAACATTCAATCGCTTGCCTAATATAAGCAATTGAGCCATTTCTGTGTCCTTATTTTGTACAGCTACATGCAATAGCGCATTACCTCGATTAATGCTTGAAGTATTAAACTGATTGTCAATATCTAGCACCCTTAAGCTGGCGCCATGTTCTATCAAACTTTTTGCAATTTTTGCATGCCCTTTGTTGACAGCTAATTGTAAAGGAGTACTACCTGAAACTTTCTCTAGAATAACATGTCCTTCGTATGTGCGTGGAATAACTTTTATATTTTTAACATCCCTTTTAAAACCTCGTCCTAGTAAAAAATCGACTATTTCTAAAGATCCTCCCTTAACAGCATGATGCAGAATGTTGTTGTCTTTTTTATCTGTACTTCTGTAATCAGTTCTTTTTTCTATTAAGAAACGGACCACTTCCATATATCCATTTCGAGCAGCTAGATGAACTGTCATCATGCCATCATT from Candidatus Amoebophilus asiaticus 5a2 includes the following:
- a CDS encoding ankyrin repeat domain-containing protein, which codes for MLKDIKNKLIIQANENVESLLKTEGNISTVDAHANTPLHLAAANGYLRIVALLIGNRANLKAKNQDGNTALHLAAKSGYLDVVKLLVSKGITMDTINNDGMMTVHLAARNGYMEVVRFLIEKRTDYRSTDKKDNNILHHAVKGGSLEIVDFLLGRGFKRDVKNIKVIPRTYEGHVILEKVSGSTPLQLAVNKGHAKIAKSLIEHGASLRVLDIDNQFNTSSINRGNALLHVAVQNKDTEMAQLLILGKRLNVNSKNYWDFTPLHFAARNGCLAMVKLLVQNGADLEAKSSTYYNTSTPLSLAIVNGYSEVVDFLIEQGATLTEKMKCLIDIQRSNNIYPTLLHFAAENNDTRLAYLLINNGANVNVKDRNGNTPIDLADKQGHFEMAKILKGPFKPIVLNAVDNQYMVVAPQPPTF